A stretch of the Cottoperca gobio chromosome 2, fCotGob3.1, whole genome shotgun sequence genome encodes the following:
- the runx1 gene encoding LOW QUALITY PROTEIN: runt-related transcription factor 1 (The sequence of the model RefSeq protein was modified relative to this genomic sequence to represent the inferred CDS: deleted 1 base in 1 codon), giving the protein MASNSIFDSLSSYQSAFIQDPAPGRRYTPTSTALASGGKMSEALPLSAQEAGGGAALVGKLRLAERGMVEVISDHPGELVKTDSPNFLCSVLPTHWRCNKTLPIAFKVVALGDTPDGTLVTVMAGNDENFSAELRNATAAIKNQVARFNDLRFVGRSGRGKSFTLTITVFTNPPQVATYQRAIKITVDGPREPRRHRQKMDEVKPGTLAFSERLTELEQLRRSSMRVTPPHLHHHQHSANTRQSAALNSATFSSPTHAQITADSRQMQSSPSWSYDQSYPYLGQITTPTVHTANPLSPGRSSLSDLTSRLTGPDLTAFGDPRMTLERPFSSLPSLPDSRFSDPRVHYPPTAAAFTYTPSHNAVSNGALGITMATAMANSPAGRYHTYLPPPYPANTPHQAQNGPFQSTSSPYHLYYSTAAGSYQFSMMAGGGGSNDSRSPPRILPPCTNASTGSSLLHPSLPNQNEGGGVEVESSHSSSPTNMAAAESVWRPY; this is encoded by the exons ACCCAGCCCCCGGACGGCGCTACACCCCCACCTCCACCGCCCTCGCCTCGGGGGGAAAGATGTCCGAGGCCCTGCCTCTGAGTGCCCAGGAGGCCGGAGGTGGGGCGGCTCTGGTGGGCAAACTGCGCCTGGCTGAGCGCGGGATGGTGGAG GTGATCTCGGATCATCCCGGGGAGCTGGTGAAGACGGACAGTCCCAACTTCCTGTGCTCTGTGCTGCCCACACACTGGAGGTGCAACAAGACGCTGCCCATCGCtttcaag GTGGTTGCCCTCGGCGACACCCCTGACGGCACCCTGGTGACAGTGATGGCGGGAAACGATGAGAACTTTTCAGCCGAGCTTCGCAACGCTACAGCTGCCATCAAGAACCAAGTGGCCAGATTCAATGACCTGCGCTTTGTGGGCCGCAGTGgaagag GGAAGAGTTTCACTCTTACCATCACAGTATTCACCAACCCCCCTCAGGTGGCCACGTACCAGAGAGCCATTAAAATTACAGTGGACGGTCCTAGAGAGCCACGAC GTCATCGTCAGAAGATGGATGAAGTCAAACCCGGCACTCTGGCTTTCTCCGAGAGGCTAACAGAGCTGGAACAGCTGCGACGGAGTTCAATGAGGGTAACGCCTCctcacctccatcaccatcaACACTCCGCCAACACCCGCCAATCTGCAGCGCTCAACTCTGCCACCTTCTCCAGCCCTACACACGCTCAGATAACTGCCG actccaGACAGATGCAGTCATCTCCATCTTGGTCCTACGACCAATCGTACCCCTACCTGGGCCAGATAACCACGCCCACCGTCCACACAGCCAATCCCCTTTCGCCTGGTCGATCTTCGCTCAGTGACCTCACCTCACGTctcacag GCCCTGACCTCACAGCCTTTGGCGACCCCAGGATGACCTTAGAACGacctttctcctccctcccctccttgCCTGACTCCCGTTTCTCTGAT CCCCGGGTCCACTACCCTCCCACAGCGGCTGCCTTTACCTACACCCCTTCTCACAATGCCGTCTCCAACGGCGCCCTTGGCATCACCATGGCAACGGCCATGGCAAACAGTCCAGCAGGGAGGTATCACACCTACTTGCCTCCTCCCTACCCAGCGAACACCCCCCACCAGGCTCAGAACGGACCCTTCCAGTCCACCTCCTCGCCATATCACCTGTACTACTCCACCGCCGCCGGCTCATACCAGTTCTCCATGATGGCCGGGGGAGGAGGCAGCAATGACTCACGCTCCCCGCCAAGGATCCTGCCGCCGTGCACCAACGCCTCCACAGGCTCTTCCCTCCTGCACCCCTCTTTGCCCAATCAGAATGAAGGAGGGGGTGTGGAGGTCGAGTCCAGCCACAGTAGCTCCCCGACAAACATGGCAGCTGCTGAATCTGTGTGGAGACCTTACTGA